In Carassius auratus strain Wakin unplaced genomic scaffold, ASM336829v1 scaf_tig00214480, whole genome shotgun sequence, a single genomic region encodes these proteins:
- the psmg3 gene encoding proteasome assembly chaperone 3 encodes MAPQPVIRSRQTEKTINGNATQVVCTEFSNYIFIVLTQYGKIGTLVSITPDTRSGEISLPLFSTRVLLGKDETLTHVYAKNVATFVSQESGNRPVLLGLSLKDNSAETMKNIKDMIKACQVW; translated from the exons ATGGCTCCTCAACCCGTCATCCGATCTAGACAGACGGAAAAAACAATAAACGGAAACGCAACTCAAGTTGTCTGCACGGAGTTCAGCAActacatttttatagttttgaCACAGTATGGTAAAATTGGGACTCTTGTGTCCATAACACCTGACACGAGGTCTGGTGAGATCAGCCTACCCTTGTTCAGCACCAGAGTACTGCTGGGAAAAGATGAG ACTCTTACACATGTCTATGCCAAGAATGTTGCAACGTTTGTCTCACAGGAATCAGGCAACCGACCGGTCCTGCTGGGCCTTTCACTTAAAGACAACAGCGCTGAAACTATGAAAAACATTAAAGATATGATCAAAGCCTGCCAGGTTTGGTAA